The genomic segment CATCTGCCGCTGCCACACGAGCGCCATTGATAAACAAGCGACCATCGGGTTGCAGTGCGGCGGCCCGGGCGTGCCAAGGCGAAGAAGTGTCAAGCTTTGTCATAGGGTAGTGCCCAAGTGGGTTGTGCGCGACTGGAGTAGAAAGTGGCCCCTACGATACCCCCAATGAGGCTGCGCCATAGGAGCCACTTTATGCACTCAAGCCAGACCACTTGGACACGGCCCAACCCGCGCGGGGTGGCAGCCTAGCGTGCGGTGTGACGGCGAAGGGTGAACCGATCCACCACTTTCCAACGCGCGGGCGGTGTGCCGGCAGCTTCTACCCAGACCGGGCGGGCCTGGCCGGGCAGATCGCCGGGGTTCGCCCGGTTCAAGGCCCATTGCTTGGGCACTTCGTCGCACCCGAAAAAGTAGCCCGTCAGGTCACCCCTGGCATCCAGGCGAAAACGCAGAAAGCCTTTGTAGTCTCCGCAGGCCAGCGGTGAAAAGGCGTTGTTCCACATCAGACCGCACCGCGCCATGGCCCAGAAGTACACCCCCGCAATCAGCCCGCCTGCGACCGTGCCTAAAACTGCACAACAGAGCGCGGCCAAGAGATCCGATACGCCCGGTGCTGAACAGACCCTGGCGGCGGAACCTCGCCAGCCGAGGTCTGACACCAATTGCGTGACCCACCATATAGCGCCCAGTTGGAGGGCTGCGTGGATCACTGGCGACCCCCATCGCGCGAGCTTGCCCGGCTCGTCTTTAGACAAGCTGAAGCACATCGCAACGATTGCCGCCCACACGGCCAGCCGGGCACCGTCTGAACACGCGAGCCAGAAGGTGGCGGCATACGCCAGGCCGAGCACCAAAGGAAACATCAGGTTGCCCTGCCCTACACCGCGCAGCAAAGAGCCGCCTCGCGGGTCGAGACTGTTCCAAGCGAACTTGAACAACGACCACCAAATCTGGCGCCCCAAGGCGCGCGAGACGTCCGGTGCGGGATAGCGGCACTGGGCTGCATAGGCGGAAGCTGCATCGCGCTCTGACGGAACCGTGCCGATGCAGGTCGCGTGCCCCAGTTCGGGGCTGATGGCATTCGGGTCGTGGAGCGCTTGGCGAACCTTGGGCTGCGACAAAGATACCGCGTGCGTGGGATGCAAAAACGCCCCGCCTGCGCCACAGGTCACCAGCAGATCGGCCGCTGTGGGATCGGGACTGGGAGATGCCTCCCGGCAGTAATGATGCACGTCCCCCGCGATACGCATACGGATGTGCAGACCTTTGGCCTCCAGAATGGCCTCCAGCCGCTGGTAGCGTTTGGGGTAGCCTTCGGGAGCACCATCGCCCAGCGGTCTCGTCCAATACGGCTCAGGGTAGATCAGGATCAGCTGATCACCGGGAGCCATCACATGGTTAGGATTGGCCGCTCCGTTGATTGTGTCGCCCGCCAGTCGCCGGAAGGCCTCGTACTGGCCGCGGTCCAGGTCACCCGTCAAGGCAAAGTCAAACCCCAATACCCACCATCCTTGCGGAAGGCGTGTGGCGAAATACGAGCGCTTTTGTGGCGTGCGCAGTCCGAAGACTTCGCCATTGTCACGGTCTACAAAGTAGCGTTTGAAGGTGGAAAGGCTGTCAAACCAATCGTGGTTTTGCGCAATCGCATAGCTGCTGCGGCCAGCGGTGTCTGAGCCAGGCGTGGCGCGGGCGCCCTCGAACACTTCCAGAAAACGATATTGATATTCATAGGCGCTGGCGCCCGGGTAGCTGAGATCGCCACCCAAAAACAACACGCGGCCCCGGGGGCAGAGCTCGCCTTCGCCATCGTCCATGGCTTCAGTCTGCACGGCTCGCGCAACGGTATAGGTTGCATTGCCGCCATCGCCGGTATCGGACAAAAAGTCGAACCAGAACTCGCCATCCGGCCCGACCTCTGCGGTGTGATCTACCGCTTCAAACACACCGGTCCACAGCTCCCGGGGATCCGCATTGCGAATCACATCGGAGCTGGACACCAACTCACGCGCAGATTGCAGCAGTACGGCGGGGTTGTACCAAGCGACAGGCCAGCGTTGGTGGGGCGGCTCACCCGCCCCGAAACGATATTGCGGCATAGAAACTCCCTTTTTTGTTGTCTATTTCTACCCAATAAGTTTGCGCGCCCCTGCCGTCACCAACAAAAAGGCCCGGCCACCTGGAGGTGCCGGGCCTATTCAACACAAAAATGTCTGCGTTGAACGCGCCAACCGGGGTGTGTGGCTTACTCTTTTTGTTCAATCAGGCGGTTAATGCGCAGAGCCAACAGCGTGCAGATCGCTCCCGACAGCAGGTACAAAGATACCGCACCCAGACCGAACTTGGCAGAGAGCCCCAGCGCCACCAACGGTGCAAAGCCCGCACCCAGCAACCACGCTAGGTCAGCCGACAAGGCTGCACCGGTGTAACGGTACTTGGGAGAAAAGTTGGATGTCACCGTGCCGGAGGCTTGGCCATAGGAGAGCCCCAACAACACGAAACTGGTCAGCAAAAAGAGGTTGTTGCCGACTTCACCGGCACCCAATAGCCATGGGGTCACGAAGCTGAAAAGACCGATCAACAGGGCCATGGTGCCCAAAAGGTTGCGGCGTCCGATACGGTCAGCCAACCAACCGGAAAACACGATAGCGCCAGCAGCCAAAATAGCCCCGATGATTTGGATCTGCAGCACGTCGCCGATAGCCTGCTCCGAGTACATGGCAATCCACGACAAGGGGAATACCGTCGCCAAGTGGAACAGTGCAAAGCTGGCCAGCGCGGCAAATGCGCCCAAGACCACGTTGCCCCCTTCATCGCGCAACACATGCCGCACGCTCACCGGCTGAAGCTCCAACTCTTGCAAGCGTTCGGCATAAGACTGCCCCACTACCAAGCGCAAGCGGGCAAACAGCGCCACGACGTTGATGGCAAACGCGACAAAAAACGGATAGCGCCAGCCGTAGCTCAGGAACTCTGCCGGTGTCAGACTGCTGTGCAGATAGGCAAACAAGCCCGCTGCCAAGATGAAACCTACGGGCGCGCCCAGTTGGCCCACCATCGAGAACCAGCCCCTGCGCTCCTTGGGTGCGCTCATGGCCAACAGAGAGGGCAATCCGTCCCACGAGCCGCCCATGCCCAGCCCCTGGCCGATCCGCAAAATCACAATGGCGGCGATAGCGGTGAGCCCGGCGTCTGCATAGCTTGGCAAGAAGGCCATGCCAGCGGTGCTGGATCCCAGTAAAAAGAGTGCAATCGTGAGCTTGGTGCCCCGACCCCAGCGCCGCTGGATGGCCATGGAGAGCGCTGTGCCGACCGGCCGCGCAACAAATGCCAGAGAAAAAATGGCAAAGGCCATCAATGTGCCATCCAAGCGCGCCATCTGCGGGAATAGCAATCCCGGGAAGACCAGCACACAGGCGATGCCGAATACAAAGAAGTCGAAATACTCAGATGCTCGCCCGATGATGACGCCTACCGCAATCTCACCTGGAGTGACATCTTCGTCGGTGTGTGCTCCTGAAAGCGATACCGAGCTCTCGAACCCGTGCCCGCTGGGGGCTGTGGATGCTGGTGTGTACATGATGCCGTCCTTAAATCAACTTCTACGGCCATGTTTTACACCCGCGCGAGGCAGAAAACCTCGGCTTGCACTAATCTCCTCCTCAGGAAAACCCTGATTGCAACTTCAAAAGCGGATCGGTTGACCTTGGACAAAATGTCCAATGGACAAATTTGTTAACGAAATTACAGTCAGAAGCTGTCAATAAAGTGTTTAACAAGGGTGCCTCACCCAGGCATTAACAACATGTTCAAAATCAAAGCATTGAAAAGGTGCTCTGCGCTGGCGACCATTGCAATGGCCGCTGCGCTCTCGGGCTGCAGCAAGGCTGTAGTGCTGAACCCCGCTGGAGATATTGCAGCGCAGCAAGGTCAAATGGTGATCACAGCCACCTTGCTGATGCTGATCATCATCGTTCCGGTCATCTTCCTGACCTTGTTTTTTGCCTGGAAGTACCGCCAGAGCAATACCGAGGCGGAATACGAGCCCGATTGGCACCACTCCACTTCCTTGGAGCTTGTGATCTGGACAGTTCCCCTCTTGATCATCATCGCGCTGGGCGCCTTGACCTGGATCGGCACCCACAAACTCGACCCTTACCGTCCCTTGGACCGTATTGACGCACAGCGCGCCCTGCCGGCTGACGTCAAGCCCATGGAAGTGCAAGTGGTGGCGATGGACTGGAAATGGTTGTTCTTCTACCCCGAGCAAGGCATTGCCACGGTGAACGAGCTCGCTGCACCTGTGGACCGACCCATTCTGTTCAAGCTGACGTCCACATCGACCATGAACGCGTTTTATGTGCCGGATCTGGCCGGCATGATTTACGCCATGCCCGGCATGCAAACCGAATTGAACGCTGTGATCAACCGCCCTGGCGTCTTCAAAGGCATGTCTTCGCACTACAGCGGCGCTGGCTTTTCGGGGATGACTTTCAAATTTCACGGTTTGAGCAATGAAGACTTTGCGCAGTGGGTGAACAAAGCCAAAACCGAAGGCAAGGCTTTGGATCGCGCCACTTACCAAAACTTGGTCAAGCCCAGCGAACGTGACCCGGTGCAGCGCTTTGCCAGCGTCGAAGCCGGCCTGTATGACAAGGTGCTGAACCGTTGTGTCGAAGACGGAAAAATGTGCATGCACCACATGATGGCGATCGACGCCCGTGGTGGCCAGACCTACGTGAAAGCCATGGGGCTGAGCATGCCGCAAGATGTTTGCACCGTGCAAAACGCGAACCAAGTGATCGCGGCACTCGAGACACGCAACGCCAACCGCGCCGTCATCCAACAATAACTTTCGCTCCGGTGGCCTATTGTGGCCACGGGTGCATTGCTAAAGAGACTTTATATGTCCTCACAAACTTTGACTGATACCCACTGGGCGCTAGGCCGGCTGAGCTGGGATGCCGTGCCCATGACGCATGACCCCATCATTTTGGGGACGTTCATCATGGTCGTATTGGGTGGTTTGGGCGTGTTTGCCCTGATGACCAAGTTCCGCCTTTGGGGCCCTTTCTGGCGCGATTGGGTTTGTAGCATCGACCACAAAAAGATCGGCATCATGTACATGGTGCTCGGTTTGGTGATGCTATTGCGCGGCTTTGCAGATGCCGTGATGATGCGGTTGCAACAGTCCATGGCCTTCGGCGACAACATGGGTTACCTGCCGCCGCATCACTATGACCAGATCTTCACCGCCCACGGTGTGATCATGATTTTCTTCGTGGCCATGCCTTTGGTCACCGGGCTCATGAACTACCTGATTCCGCTGCAAATCGGCGCGCGGGACGTGTCGTTCCCATTCCTGAACAATTTCAGCTTCTGGATGACGACCGCCGGAGCCATTCTTGTGATGTTTTCGCTGTTCTTGGGTGAGTTCTCTACTTCCGGATGGTTGGCTCTCTCCAACTTGGGTGCACAGAGCCCGAGCACCGGTTTGGACTATTACATCTGGGCGCTACAGATTGCAGGGGTCGGGACCACGCTCTCCGGCATCAACTTGATCGTCACGATCATCAAAATGCGCGCCCCCGGCATGACCTTGATGCGCATGCCCGTGTTCACCTGGACAGCACTTTGCACCAACGCCTTGATCGTGGCATCGTTCCCGGTCCTGACAGCGGCTTTGGTGCTCATGTCCCTAGACCGCTACGTAGGCACCAACTTTTTCACCAACGAGCTGGGCGGTAACCCCATGCTGTACGTGAACCTGATTTGGATCTGGGGCCACCCAGAGGTCTACATCCTGATCCTGCCGGCTTTCGGTGTGTTCTCGGAAATCGTGGCTACTTTCAGCAAAAAGCGCCTTTTCGGCTACACCTCCATGGTGTACGCGACGGTGTGTATCACGATCCTGTCTTACGTTGTGTGGCTGCACCACTTCTTCACCATGGGCTCCGGCGCAAGCGTGAATACCTTCTTCGGTATCACGACCATGATCATCTCGATCCCCACGGGCGCGAAGATCTTCAACTGGCTGTTCACCATGTACAAGGGGCGGATCCGCTTCGAGTTGCCCATGATGTGGACGGTTGCCTTCATGATCACCTTTGCCCTGGGCGGCATGACTGGCGTGTTGTTGGCTGTGCCACCCGCTGACTTTGTGTTGCACAACAGCTTGTTCCTGATTGCACACTTCCACAACGTGATCATCGGCGGTGTGGTGTTCGGCATGTTCGCAGGCATCAACTACTGGTTCCCCAAGGCCTTTGGCTACAAACTCGACCACAAGTGGGGTGTCCGCTCCTTCTGGCTGTGGGTCGTCGGTTTCTGGGTAGCATTCACCCCGCTCTATGTGCTGGGCCTGATGGGTGTTACCCGCCGCGCGAACCACTTCGAAGACCAATCCCTACAGATCTGGTTTGTGATCGCAGCTGTCGGCGCTGCCATGATTGCCGGCGGTATCGCCTGCTTCCTCATCCAACTGCTGGTGAGCTACCTCAAGCGCGAAGAACTGCGGGATTGGACCGGCGACCCATGGGGTGGCCGCACCTTGGAATGGGCGACCTCATCTCCACCACCTGACTACAACTTTGCATTCACACCCGTGGTGCACGAAATTGATGCCTGGTGGGACATGAAGAAGCACGCTTACAAGCGCCCTCTGAGTGGCTTTGAGCCGATCCACATGCCGGCCAATACCGCTGCAGGCGTTGTGATCTCTGCTTTGTCTCTGGTATTCGGCTTCGCCTTGATTTGGCATATGTGGTTGCTCGCCGGTGCATCGTTTGCTGCGCTGCTCTTGGTATCCATCGCCCACACCTTCAACTACAAGCGTGACTTCTACATCCCGGCTGCGCAAGTGAATGCCTCCGAAGAAGCCCGCACACTCCAATTGGCCCGCCATGTCTAACATGAACAACTCACACGGCGCCGCTGCCGGCGCGCTCTCGCCCCGCGAGTACCACCTGGCCCATGAGCCTCATCCTGAAAACGGAACGGCCCTAGGCTTCTGGCTGTACCTGATGAGCGACTGTCTCATCTTCGCAGCCCTGTTCGCGACTTACGGCGTCCTGGGCCGCAGCTATGCGGCCGGCCCTACCGGAGCGGAGCTGTTTGACCTGACGCTGGTAGCCATCAACACGGCGTTCCTGCTGCTC from the Rhodoferax potami genome contains:
- a CDS encoding MFS transporter; the encoded protein is MYTPASTAPSGHGFESSVSLSGAHTDEDVTPGEIAVGVIIGRASEYFDFFVFGIACVLVFPGLLFPQMARLDGTLMAFAIFSLAFVARPVGTALSMAIQRRWGRGTKLTIALFLLGSSTAGMAFLPSYADAGLTAIAAIVILRIGQGLGMGGSWDGLPSLLAMSAPKERRGWFSMVGQLGAPVGFILAAGLFAYLHSSLTPAEFLSYGWRYPFFVAFAINVVALFARLRLVVGQSYAERLQELELQPVSVRHVLRDEGGNVVLGAFAALASFALFHLATVFPLSWIAMYSEQAIGDVLQIQIIGAILAAGAIVFSGWLADRIGRRNLLGTMALLIGLFSFVTPWLLGAGEVGNNLFLLTSFVLLGLSYGQASGTVTSNFSPKYRYTGAALSADLAWLLGAGFAPLVALGLSAKFGLGAVSLYLLSGAICTLLALRINRLIEQKE
- the cyoA gene encoding ubiquinol oxidase subunit II; translation: MFKIKALKRCSALATIAMAAALSGCSKAVVLNPAGDIAAQQGQMVITATLLMLIIIVPVIFLTLFFAWKYRQSNTEAEYEPDWHHSTSLELVIWTVPLLIIIALGALTWIGTHKLDPYRPLDRIDAQRALPADVKPMEVQVVAMDWKWLFFYPEQGIATVNELAAPVDRPILFKLTSTSTMNAFYVPDLAGMIYAMPGMQTELNAVINRPGVFKGMSSHYSGAGFSGMTFKFHGLSNEDFAQWVNKAKTEGKALDRATYQNLVKPSERDPVQRFASVEAGLYDKVLNRCVEDGKMCMHHMMAIDARGGQTYVKAMGLSMPQDVCTVQNANQVIAALETRNANRAVIQQ
- the cyoB gene encoding cytochrome o ubiquinol oxidase subunit I, with the translated sequence MSSQTLTDTHWALGRLSWDAVPMTHDPIILGTFIMVVLGGLGVFALMTKFRLWGPFWRDWVCSIDHKKIGIMYMVLGLVMLLRGFADAVMMRLQQSMAFGDNMGYLPPHHYDQIFTAHGVIMIFFVAMPLVTGLMNYLIPLQIGARDVSFPFLNNFSFWMTTAGAILVMFSLFLGEFSTSGWLALSNLGAQSPSTGLDYYIWALQIAGVGTTLSGINLIVTIIKMRAPGMTLMRMPVFTWTALCTNALIVASFPVLTAALVLMSLDRYVGTNFFTNELGGNPMLYVNLIWIWGHPEVYILILPAFGVFSEIVATFSKKRLFGYTSMVYATVCITILSYVVWLHHFFTMGSGASVNTFFGITTMIISIPTGAKIFNWLFTMYKGRIRFELPMMWTVAFMITFALGGMTGVLLAVPPADFVLHNSLFLIAHFHNVIIGGVVFGMFAGINYWFPKAFGYKLDHKWGVRSFWLWVVGFWVAFTPLYVLGLMGVTRRANHFEDQSLQIWFVIAAVGAAMIAGGIACFLIQLLVSYLKREELRDWTGDPWGGRTLEWATSSPPPDYNFAFTPVVHEIDAWWDMKKHAYKRPLSGFEPIHMPANTAAGVVISALSLVFGFALIWHMWLLAGASFAALLLVSIAHTFNYKRDFYIPAAQVNASEEARTLQLARHV